In Pseudanabaena yagii GIHE-NHR1, the following proteins share a genomic window:
- a CDS encoding TetR/AcrR family transcriptional regulator, whose protein sequence is MTLTASQAILGKQKRERILQGAMQLFFRDGYAGTSMDRVASEAGVSKQTIYSYFHDKESLFKALIEQITIARFHTLFESEQLQGEPDQLLRQVAETYLLRVAEDQEYLSLLKVIIAESSRFPEMAKLYYQTVIQRGRQLLSQYFDAHPELGIQDSEATAHIFFGSLVSFVVVQEIMHGKEIMPLSSERLVDSLIDLIHSSS, encoded by the coding sequence ATGACTCTTACTGCTAGCCAAGCCATCTTAGGGAAACAGAAACGCGAAAGGATCTTGCAAGGCGCGATGCAATTGTTTTTTCGCGATGGCTATGCAGGCACGAGTATGGATCGCGTTGCCAGTGAGGCAGGGGTCTCTAAGCAAACTATTTACAGTTATTTCCATGACAAAGAGAGCCTCTTCAAAGCTCTAATTGAACAAATTACGATCGCTCGATTTCATACTCTTTTTGAGTCAGAGCAGTTACAAGGTGAACCCGACCAACTTCTCAGGCAGGTTGCCGAAACCTATTTGCTGAGAGTTGCCGAGGATCAAGAATATCTCAGTCTCTTAAAAGTAATCATTGCCGAATCTTCACGCTTTCCTGAAATGGCAAAGCTCTATTATCAGACAGTGATTCAGCGCGGAAGACAGCTATTGAGTCAATACTTTGACGCTCATCCCGAATTAGGAATTCAGGACTCCGAAGCCACCGCCCATATTTTCTTCGGTTCCTTAGTTTCCTTCGTCGTTGTGCAGGAAATTATGCATGGCAAGGAGATTATGCCTCTCTCCTCTGAAAGATTAGTAGATAGTCTGATTGATCTTATACATAGTTCTAGTTGA
- a CDS encoding HlyD family secretion protein, which produces MSQAAPNPSEVSLQQTESQNVDPANTPQQPQKFNPRLIIPLALVIGAIGYGIWTILPKPAETVLHVSGRLESDETDIGAKTAGRLANILVREGDVVKKGQVVIEMEDEEIPAQLSGLNAQIEAAQQEEIQAKQEIAVAESRIREATLNVQQSQGDAVGRIDQAQFTVSATASDLRQAEALVKQSEAQLQQSKAELKLARIERDRYAELVKEGAVNQQQFDQKQTVLDTSLANVNTTEAKLLASQASVRAFRDRLLAAQGNSVQVQATGLNPDIRNAQLDTYYLQKNQAQSKLLAAQAKVKNAQAARDQIQRRLDSFKVKSPIDGIVQSRPFESGAVVATGKTLLTVLDPNAVYLRCYIPEGEIGKIRVGQTAKVFLDSSPNKPFIAHVSQIDTKASFTPENIYFKQDRVKQVFGVKLAIDQPEGFAKSGMPADAEIELK; this is translated from the coding sequence ATGTCACAGGCTGCCCCTAATCCCTCAGAAGTTTCTCTGCAACAAACCGAATCGCAAAATGTCGATCCCGCGAATACGCCGCAACAACCTCAGAAGTTTAATCCACGCTTAATCATTCCTCTTGCCTTGGTAATTGGTGCAATTGGTTATGGAATCTGGACAATCTTGCCGAAACCTGCGGAAACGGTCTTGCATGTGAGTGGGCGCTTGGAATCCGATGAAACGGACATTGGCGCAAAGACGGCAGGACGCTTAGCAAACATTTTGGTGCGTGAAGGAGATGTGGTCAAAAAGGGGCAGGTGGTGATTGAGATGGAAGATGAAGAAATTCCTGCTCAACTCAGTGGCTTGAATGCCCAAATTGAAGCCGCTCAGCAGGAAGAGATCCAAGCAAAGCAAGAGATTGCCGTCGCCGAGAGTCGCATTCGTGAAGCTACGTTAAATGTGCAACAGTCACAGGGGGATGCGGTCGGACGGATCGATCAAGCGCAGTTTACAGTCTCGGCAACGGCATCGGATTTGCGACAGGCGGAAGCATTGGTGAAGCAGTCAGAGGCTCAATTGCAGCAATCAAAAGCAGAATTAAAATTGGCAAGAATAGAACGCGATCGCTATGCTGAATTGGTCAAAGAAGGCGCAGTCAATCAACAACAGTTCGATCAAAAGCAAACTGTCCTCGATACTTCCCTTGCCAATGTGAATACTACTGAGGCAAAGTTGTTGGCAAGTCAGGCTTCGGTCAGAGCTTTTCGCGATCGCTTGCTAGCAGCACAGGGTAATTCGGTACAGGTACAGGCAACGGGCTTAAATCCAGATATTCGTAACGCTCAACTTGATACCTATTATTTACAGAAGAATCAAGCACAGTCGAAATTACTTGCCGCACAGGCAAAGGTCAAAAACGCTCAAGCTGCCCGTGACCAGATCCAGCGTCGTTTGGATTCCTTTAAGGTCAAAAGTCCCATTGATGGCATTGTCCAGAGTCGTCCCTTTGAGTCAGGAGCTGTAGTCGCTACGGGCAAAACCTTGCTAACGGTTCTCGATCCCAATGCTGTATATCTACGGTGCTACATTCCCGAAGGTGAGATTGGCAAAATTCGTGTAGGACAGACTGCCAAGGTCTTTCTTGATTCCAGTCCCAATAAGCCTTTTATCGCCCATGTCTCCCAAATTGATACGAAGGCTTCCTTTACTCCTGAAAATATCTACTTCAAACAGGATCGAGTCAAGCAAGTATTTGGGGTGAAGTTAGCGATCGATCAGCCTGAAGGCTTTGCTAAGTCGGGTATGCCTGCTGATGCGGAAATTGAGTTGAAGTGA
- a CDS encoding ATP-binding cassette domain-containing protein: MTSISPVSSERIAIAKSHSSPVISVQNLRKQYGNFMAVKGIDFEVKQGEIFGLIGPDGAGKTTCFHILGGVMESSGGEVLVLGEAPRTARLNIGYLTQQFSLYLDLSIDENLRYSAGLRQVPNDQFEQRRDKYLRLMNLERIGDRLAGQLSGGMKQKLALCCALVSQPRLLLLDEPTTGVDPVSRREFWDVLAALADDGMTIVVATPYLDEAERCNRIALMYEGQISEIGTLPQLRAHLGLQRLEVRTSALAEAESVLLETARGRSSIADVQTFGDRLDVLVENATTDERAVRQAFSDSLVPFDSIQASEATLENVFVTRLRQQGSDPLFLPFPRSQFPNGGNSKLDHMAIAARNLQKTFGKFRAVKDVNLEIRYGEIYGLLGANGAGKTTTIKMLCGLLEATSGKITLAGQSHNLRSSALRKRIGYMSQKFTLYDDLSILQNLEFYCGVYEVPPHLRREKIAWVLETCGLVGRENMLTGKLPGGWKQRVSFGASVMHEPEILFLDEPTSGVDPLARRQFWRTINDFARQGTAILVTTHYLEEAEQCNRMGFMVAGEVVLQGSPSEVKAAQPGQLIELKVDRNQQAANFLKTRWEPWRISIFGDRLHVVLDHPDTELPLMRSHLAENNIQLYSDRPVPFSLEDAFIGTVQRSEAGISHLAE, translated from the coding sequence ATGACCAGTATTTCCCCCGTATCTTCAGAACGAATAGCGATCGCCAAATCCCATAGCTCTCCAGTAATTTCTGTGCAGAATTTGCGTAAGCAGTATGGCAATTTTATGGCTGTGAAAGGGATTGATTTTGAAGTGAAGCAGGGAGAAATCTTTGGCTTAATTGGTCCCGATGGTGCAGGGAAAACCACCTGCTTTCATATATTAGGCGGCGTGATGGAATCTTCGGGTGGTGAAGTATTAGTACTAGGAGAAGCGCCACGTACTGCTCGATTAAATATTGGCTATCTCACCCAGCAATTTTCGCTCTATTTAGATTTGAGTATTGATGAGAACTTACGCTACAGTGCAGGACTGCGGCAAGTTCCTAACGATCAATTTGAGCAGAGACGTGATAAGTATTTGCGATTGATGAACCTTGAACGCATTGGCGATCGCCTTGCGGGACAGTTATCGGGAGGGATGAAACAAAAGCTCGCCCTCTGTTGCGCCTTAGTATCACAGCCGCGATTGCTATTACTAGACGAACCAACCACAGGGGTTGATCCTGTCTCACGGCGAGAGTTTTGGGATGTGCTAGCTGCCCTCGCCGATGATGGGATGACGATTGTGGTAGCAACGCCTTACCTTGATGAAGCTGAGCGCTGTAATCGTATTGCCTTAATGTATGAGGGGCAAATCAGCGAAATTGGCACATTGCCGCAATTACGCGCCCATCTGGGATTACAAAGGTTAGAGGTGCGGACTTCAGCTTTGGCGGAGGCGGAGTCAGTGCTATTGGAAACTGCGAGGGGGAGATCGAGTATTGCCGATGTGCAGACCTTTGGCGATCGCCTAGATGTATTGGTTGAGAATGCCACAACTGACGAAAGAGCGGTGAGACAGGCTTTTAGCGATAGCCTCGTACCGTTTGATAGCATTCAAGCCAGTGAGGCAACCCTTGAGAATGTGTTTGTGACCCGATTGCGCCAACAAGGTTCTGATCCTTTGTTTCTGCCTTTCCCGCGATCGCAGTTCCCGAATGGTGGTAATTCCAAGCTTGATCATATGGCGATCGCTGCCCGTAATCTGCAAAAGACCTTTGGCAAGTTTCGCGCTGTCAAAGATGTCAATCTCGAAATTCGCTATGGTGAGATTTACGGACTATTAGGTGCAAATGGGGCGGGCAAAACAACGACGATCAAAATGCTCTGTGGTTTGCTCGAAGCTACCAGTGGCAAAATAACCCTAGCAGGACAGAGCCATAATCTGCGGAGTAGCGCTTTGCGGAAACGCATCGGCTATATGAGCCAAAAGTTTACGCTCTACGATGATCTCAGCATTCTCCAAAATCTTGAATTTTACTGTGGTGTTTACGAAGTGCCGCCACACTTACGTCGCGAAAAGATTGCTTGGGTTTTGGAAACCTGTGGACTGGTGGGTAGAGAAAATATGCTGACGGGCAAGCTCCCGGGAGGATGGAAGCAAAGGGTTTCCTTTGGAGCCTCGGTGATGCATGAGCCAGAAATTCTCTTTTTAGATGAGCCGACCTCGGGAGTCGATCCCCTCGCAAGGCGACAGTTTTGGCGCACAATTAATGACTTTGCACGACAAGGAACAGCGATTCTGGTGACAACTCACTATTTAGAAGAGGCAGAACAATGCAATCGCATGGGCTTTATGGTGGCGGGAGAGGTGGTGTTGCAGGGTTCGCCTAGTGAGGTGAAGGCGGCTCAACCGGGGCAGTTAATTGAACTCAAGGTCGATCGCAATCAGCAGGCAGCGAATTTCCTGAAAACGCGATGGGAACCTTGGCGGATTTCCATTTTTGGCGATCGCCTCCATGTGGTGCTGGATCATCCTGATACGGAGTTACCACTTATGAGATCCCATCTTGCCGAAAATAATATTCAACTCTATAGCGATCGCCCTGTTCCTTTCTCCTTAGAAGATGCGTTTATCGGCACGGTGCAACGTTCGGAAGCAGGTATTTCTCACTTAGCAGAGTAG
- a CDS encoding VOC family protein, with translation MTDIGLTHIALPVADIERSIAFYRKYAGMQVVHQRHDQQEGVPVIWLSDLTRPFVIVLIEAQVVNPILSPFAHLGVGCRSREEMNSLCEQARQENCLIKEPQDSGYPIGYWAFLCDPDGHTLELSYGQEIGLNVEKSLSDQL, from the coding sequence ATGACTGATATCGGTTTGACTCATATAGCACTACCTGTTGCGGATATTGAGCGGAGTATTGCTTTTTATCGTAAGTATGCAGGAATGCAAGTGGTACATCAGCGACACGATCAGCAGGAAGGAGTTCCTGTAATATGGCTCAGCGATCTCACTCGTCCCTTTGTAATTGTTTTGATTGAGGCACAAGTAGTTAATCCGATTCTGTCACCATTTGCACATCTGGGTGTTGGTTGTAGAAGTCGGGAAGAAATGAATAGCCTCTGTGAACAAGCTCGTCAAGAGAATTGTCTGATTAAAGAGCCGCAAGATTCTGGATATCCTATCGGTTACTGGGCTTTCTTATGTGATCCCGATGGACATACTCTAGAGCTTTCCTATGGACAGGAGATTGGTCTAAATGTTGAGAAATCTCTGAGCGATCAACTATGA
- a CDS encoding ABC transporter permease, with protein sequence MKRILSQCSKELSQFKRDRLTLALAFLLPLMTLFIFGFAIRLEAKNIPIVIQDYDRSQISQRYIARLFATNQFIFIPWTNNKSVEIALDQAIAKAGVIIPPDFQRHLTAGKIADVQVLVDGTDANNARVIKNSIKATTNDFMQAEGLIPDTNLLTTRSRLWFNPGRQESLYIVPGVYAVVLWIFPSLLSAIAMVREKERQTILQVYASSMSATELVLGKGLAYLIVSLGIALVVMGIGAIVFGLRLAGDPTPLLVATPIYLWASVMFGTMLGTRTNNQNAAVQGVALVGFLTALLLSGFIYPLSNIPFPLSLLPNIIPARYFIEITRDAYVRGTGWIGVWFAEIMIFAIGMVFFNISRKVLSRMQLTD encoded by the coding sequence ATGAAAAGAATTCTCTCGCAATGCAGCAAGGAATTATCCCAATTTAAGCGCGATCGCTTGACCTTAGCTTTAGCCTTCTTACTTCCCTTGATGACCCTATTTATTTTCGGTTTTGCGATTCGTCTGGAAGCCAAGAATATTCCGATTGTGATTCAGGACTATGATCGCAGTCAAATTAGTCAACGCTATATAGCCAGACTATTTGCCACTAATCAATTCATCTTCATTCCTTGGACAAATAACAAATCCGTAGAAATTGCCCTCGATCAGGCAATCGCTAAAGCAGGTGTGATTATTCCTCCCGATTTCCAGCGTCACCTGACCGCAGGTAAAATCGCCGATGTCCAAGTACTCGTCGATGGTACAGATGCCAACAATGCGAGGGTGATTAAAAACAGTATTAAGGCAACCACCAATGATTTTATGCAAGCTGAAGGTCTAATTCCTGATACCAATTTGCTGACCACGCGATCGCGCCTATGGTTTAACCCCGGACGACAGGAATCGCTGTATATCGTACCGGGGGTCTATGCGGTGGTGCTGTGGATTTTTCCATCATTACTATCCGCGATCGCAATGGTGCGGGAAAAGGAACGACAGACAATTTTGCAGGTTTATGCCTCCAGCATGAGCGCCACCGAACTGGTTCTAGGTAAGGGCTTAGCCTACCTGATCGTCAGTCTCGGTATTGCTTTGGTCGTTATGGGTATTGGAGCGATCGTGTTTGGACTGCGATTAGCAGGCGATCCCACTCCCTTACTAGTGGCAACGCCCATCTATCTATGGGCAAGTGTGATGTTTGGCACGATGTTAGGAACGCGCACTAATAACCAAAATGCTGCTGTGCAAGGCGTTGCCCTTGTAGGATTCCTCACAGCTTTACTTCTATCAGGATTTATCTATCCCTTGAGCAATATTCCCTTTCCCCTTTCATTATTACCAAATATCATCCCCGCCCGTTACTTCATCGAGATTACCCGTGATGCCTATGTACGCGGCACAGGCTGGATCGGAGTCTGGTTTGCGGAGATCATGATTTTTGCGATCGGTATGGTGTTCTTTAATATTTCTCGCAAGGTTTTGAGCAGAATGCAGTTGACTGATTGA
- a CDS encoding GNAT family N-acetyltransferase: MYKNISILTDVQVAQLQDLYQYAWWAKERTLDDIWQMLNNTDYIFGICESDSKKLIAFARVLSDRTYRAIVFDVVVAADYRHQGLGSLLLEQIISHPELSKVECIQLFCLTEMMPFYEKLGFVRAEQSLLVRQRLIPS; this comes from the coding sequence ATGTATAAAAATATTTCTATTCTCACAGATGTACAAGTAGCACAGCTTCAAGACCTTTATCAGTATGCTTGGTGGGCAAAGGAAAGAACATTGGATGATATTTGGCAGATGCTCAACAACACTGATTATATATTCGGAATTTGTGAATCCGATTCTAAGAAACTAATCGCCTTTGCTCGTGTCCTTAGCGATCGCACCTATAGAGCAATAGTTTTTGATGTAGTTGTGGCAGCAGATTATCGCCATCAAGGATTGGGTTCTTTGCTGCTTGAGCAGATTATTTCTCATCCAGAACTTTCAAAGGTCGAGTGCATCCAACTATTTTGCCTGACAGAGATGATGCCTTTCTATGAAAAATTAGGGTTTGTCCGAGCCGAACAATCTCTATTAGTGCGCCAAAGGCTTATCCCTAGTTAG
- a CDS encoding ABC transporter permease, with product MLNWLLASRFWALVRKEINQILRNRQLIILLIVPPTLQLLVYGFALNPDVHYLKMGVVDYARSQESRELISAFTENRIFTLTKILSSEKELGQQVEQGKLTVGIVIPPELNRNLAKDQSSDIQVLIDGVDANTAGITNGYVSQIVRQYSLKLTGQSLSPPIETHVTFLYNPGLASSWFFVPGVIGLVLTLIGSIVSSITLVREKDTGTLEQLLMTPSEPWEILVSKIVPLFVLLMGDVFLALSLGRFVFGIPFQGSFVLFLALSSLYLFVGIGVGIMLATVCQSQQQVVLTTFFINLPMVQLSGAIAPVETMPEFFYYLSWLNPLRHYVAIVRGILLKGVGLEALWLHVVSLAFFAVILLTISVKKFRSQLS from the coding sequence ATGTTGAACTGGTTATTGGCAAGTCGATTTTGGGCGCTAGTGCGAAAGGAAATTAATCAAATCCTGCGAAATCGCCAACTAATTATTTTGTTGATTGTTCCACCGACATTGCAATTGCTGGTCTATGGATTTGCGCTCAATCCCGATGTGCATTACTTAAAAATGGGCGTTGTCGATTATGCGCGATCGCAGGAAAGCCGCGAGTTAATTTCTGCCTTCACCGAAAATCGAATTTTTACCCTCACAAAAATTCTATCCAGTGAAAAGGAATTAGGACAACAGGTTGAGCAGGGTAAACTCACTGTCGGTATTGTCATTCCGCCTGAATTAAATCGCAATTTGGCAAAGGATCAGTCTTCAGATATCCAAGTATTAATTGATGGGGTGGATGCTAACACCGCAGGCATCACCAATGGTTATGTTAGCCAAATCGTGCGCCAATATAGCTTGAAGCTAACAGGACAGTCCCTCTCGCCTCCGATTGAGACCCATGTGACCTTTCTCTATAATCCGGGATTAGCCAGCAGTTGGTTCTTTGTCCCAGGGGTAATTGGCTTAGTGCTGACCTTGATTGGTTCGATTGTCTCCTCGATTACGCTAGTGCGCGAAAAGGATACAGGTACACTCGAACAACTGCTGATGACCCCATCGGAGCCTTGGGAAATTCTCGTTTCTAAAATTGTGCCCTTATTTGTATTGCTGATGGGTGATGTTTTTCTCGCTTTGAGTCTAGGGAGATTTGTATTTGGCATTCCCTTTCAGGGGAGTTTTGTACTTTTTCTTGCCCTCTCTAGTCTCTATCTCTTTGTGGGTATTGGCGTTGGCATTATGCTGGCGACGGTTTGCCAATCGCAGCAGCAGGTTGTACTGACCACCTTTTTTATTAATCTACCGATGGTGCAGCTTTCAGGAGCGATCGCACCTGTGGAGACGATGCCTGAATTCTTTTATTATCTCTCTTGGCTAAATCCTTTACGGCATTATGTAGCGATCGTGCGGGGCATTTTATTAAAAGGAGTGGGTCTGGAAGCCCTATGGCTCCATGTGGTTTCACTGGCGTTTTTTGCAGTTATCTTACTAACGATTAGCGTCAAAAAATTCCGTAGTCAATTAAGCTAA
- a CDS encoding mucoidy inhibitor MuiA family protein — protein sequence MLAAEIQTLTLEAPVSTVTLLEDRAQVQRLGKEILTAGLWRVQVAQVAPVLSDKSLRAEFIGTSAGARVNDVRVHRRMLIKEADRTGLVEQLKTEWRSQYEHYHVLSEDRHQLEAQFEQIGTILVKALQELPVDAAWGQVDPMAWRSQLQPIFQRLRDIRSDILNTYHAQAQLQEAIARLVTRINTEARPDSIYTAHLEADLEILQTGEYSLAFDYVVPNALWRPYHQAQLQIGDSPQITFRTDGCVWQNTGEDWHNVDLVFSTARASLGTEPPLLSDDLLNIREKSKRIAVELRDQNVKTTGLGTEQRSPTIDLPGVDDGGEVRTIRSLHKANVPSDGNPYRIPLFQFQSPATIEHILMPEVALQVVRKSEQTNQAIYPILAGPVDLVRATEYIGRTTVGFIAPNEKFALGWGTDANMRVQRTESQKREKNHLTQWNTITNTIHVFLSNIGEEDRTIALTERVPVSELEKVKIEVLQEETRDRLQPDANGFCNWRLQIPAYSQSKVSLVYKIIGAPDIEGL from the coding sequence ATGTTAGCAGCAGAAATTCAAACCTTGACTCTAGAGGCTCCTGTTAGTACGGTCACTTTGCTCGAAGATCGCGCCCAAGTCCAACGCCTTGGCAAAGAGATATTAACCGCAGGACTATGGCGGGTACAGGTAGCGCAAGTTGCACCTGTATTGTCCGATAAATCTCTCCGTGCCGAATTTATCGGTACATCAGCAGGGGCAAGGGTCAATGATGTGCGCGTCCATCGCAGAATGTTAATTAAGGAAGCCGATCGCACAGGATTAGTGGAGCAGTTAAAAACTGAATGGCGATCGCAATACGAGCATTACCATGTCCTCAGCGAAGATCGTCACCAACTCGAAGCGCAATTTGAGCAAATTGGCACAATTTTAGTGAAGGCTTTGCAGGAATTGCCCGTTGATGCTGCTTGGGGACAGGTCGATCCGATGGCATGGCGATCGCAATTGCAGCCGATCTTTCAACGCTTGCGGGATATTCGTAGCGACATTTTGAATACTTACCATGCTCAAGCCCAACTTCAAGAAGCGATCGCACGACTAGTCACACGCATCAACACCGAAGCAAGACCCGACAGCATCTATACCGCTCATCTAGAAGCAGATCTCGAAATTTTGCAAACAGGGGAATATAGCCTTGCCTTTGATTATGTAGTTCCCAATGCCCTATGGCGACCCTATCACCAAGCGCAATTGCAGATCGGCGACAGTCCTCAGATCACCTTCCGTACCGATGGCTGTGTTTGGCAAAATACGGGCGAAGACTGGCACAATGTGGATTTGGTATTTTCGACTGCTCGCGCTTCCCTTGGGACAGAACCACCGTTACTATCGGACGACTTGCTGAATATTCGCGAAAAGTCCAAACGGATTGCCGTCGAACTGCGCGATCAGAATGTCAAAACTACTGGTTTAGGCACAGAACAGCGATCGCCAACTATTGATTTACCAGGGGTAGATGATGGTGGTGAAGTTCGTACAATTCGATCGCTCCATAAAGCTAATGTGCCCTCCGATGGTAATCCCTACCGCATTCCTCTATTCCAATTTCAATCTCCTGCCACAATTGAGCATATACTCATGCCTGAAGTTGCCTTGCAAGTTGTACGCAAAAGCGAACAAACCAATCAAGCAATCTATCCGATTTTGGCGGGTCCCGTCGATCTGGTCAGGGCTACGGAATATATCGGTCGTACCACAGTTGGATTTATTGCCCCCAATGAAAAATTTGCGCTCGGCTGGGGAACTGATGCGAATATGCGGGTACAGCGCACCGAATCTCAAAAGCGTGAGAAAAATCATCTGACCCAATGGAATACAATTACGAATACGATCCATGTCTTCCTCTCAAATATTGGCGAGGAAGATCGCACAATTGCTCTAACGGAGAGGGTTCCTGTGTCAGAGCTAGAGAAGGTAAAGATCGAGGTATTGCAGGAAGAAACTCGCGATCGCCTTCAGCCTGATGCCAATGGTTTTTGCAATTGGCGATTACAGATTCCTGCCTATTCACAATCAAAGGTCAGCCTAGTTTACAAAATCATAGGAGCCCCCGATATTGAAGGTCTATAA